cccgatcttttgacaccgacgtaacgtctgacgacgacaagacgtggcgtctgacacctgatgccgacgtgacttctgacatcgactagacgtccggatcgcttggcattcatgaggcgtctgacatcggatcatccggcggtacggtcggatctacacatgcgacaaatccactcccagtcgtccgggattgctgtccgaatgaaagcatcggccagctcaccacccgacataggagtggaggggggcaactgttgagggatacccaccgaccgactgccggagggcccgaccgaccgactgccggagggcccgactgaCCGGCTAGCGGTCCGACCGACGGGCGGCCCGACCGCTTCCGACGGacaactccgactggccgatagaccgaccgatcgtcggtcggggcaaccgactgacggatgccatcaacGGCTAACTGCCGGCCGTTCAACGGCCTATCGCCGaccgggggtatgtcgggcgtacccatcctgaccgactgaacccagaggtctgatggccgactcatatgaagctcgccgaccaatggaggggcccgacaccgctcagctggctaccgactttgggtcggtcggctcctccaaccaccgtacagccgccagacgttgtcagctctgacacggacatgcggcgcagttacctaggggcgttgtcccgccgagagcggggtcaaccctggtgattggacggccacacggcgacatgacgttttcacggcgactctgacagtccacagtgagttgacaggtcctcacttgtccgcgccattaatgacggcgccatactgtgctccactatataaaccggggaaggcaacagtgcaagggatccgctccccccacttctcgctaaaaccacaggctcgctcctctctctccctttctccctcgatcgagctctctgtcttcatttcactgttgcccagtcacctctctgacttgaccgtcggagggtccccgccggagccgcctccggtcagtgtggacttctcatttttgcaggtgcccgctccccgacgatcggacgacgaggcgattggccgcaacacttcCTGTGTGATAGTTAATGGCTTTGTTTCTTGCCTCTACATAAATTGCTGTTTAAAGTTTATGTGCTGACCATTAGACCTTGCCAACAGTACTTGTGTGATATATATGTTCCATTCCATGAACCTTTATCTTAGCAGGATATGTCTTCTACCCATAAAAGAAGACCATGTTTTCTTAGCCATCACACCATCAAATTCAAGTGCCACACTATACATGCAGCTGAAGGAGAGAAGACTGCTGCATGGCTGAGATAGAAACAACATGCATGGTATAgtcatatttttctttttgttttttcttttcggaGGGTAATTGATGCAGTTCTAATTGTTCACCAAGGTTTGGTAACCTTCATCTCCATTGCGTTTTCGACAATAACTGATGCCGATGATGACAGCTAAAATCGCACCAGCAAGAAGGCATGCCCAAGTATATTTCGACAACTCAAAAACCCCTGCATCCAaacaaaagaataattttttgttaGTGTCAGTCACTGCTCTATCCTCAGACTAATTTAGTACAATTGTCAGCTAAGCTACTGAAAGTCCGCAGATTAAGTGCATCAGCAAAAACAATATAGAGAGGTCTTACATAAGATTGGAAAGCTGAGGGTATTAAAGGTCTTTGGCTGAGGTTGTGGGTCAGCTACTAATATGTAGAAGAGCCCCATAACTCCGGTATGCATTTGGGTGCTGCTGTAATTGGATTCCAGAGTTAGAACCTCTCCATTTGCAACCCTGACAGAGCCTGGCTCAGGATAGCAGGTGGACATCCCAATAATGTAACCAGCCTCATTCCCTgcttctctcccttctccataaaCTGGAATGGAAGTGCACAGGACCCGTCCATCCTAATCCATTCGTGTTGCACCAGAACGACAAGTAATCAAATAGTTAGCAGGTGAAAGTAATCTATGATGTCAAACAGAATTAAACATTGCATGTCAATATAATAAGAACAGAGGATAAGAAAATTAGATAATTTGATCCTTTCTAACTTGTTCGTCCTTTGAATTTGTTTGAGTCTTCACATCTCAACAGAAACTCCTTTGGAGAAATCTAGTATGACCATATATTCATTTGAATGAATTTTTTATGGTTACTTATTAGGATTTGTGATTTAAAATAAGTTTATTTGTCAGAATTGATTTTCAACTACTGAATACTCTAGAATCACGACTGTATTGTGATAGTAAcatcaataaattattaattatgtttatcttaaataatgtgaGATTCAGCTGAAATATTAAATTACTAGTTAAATTTCTTCTGGAATCATAATTTATAACTTCCATTTCCATAtaccaataaaaataaaattaatccatGACTGATGTACTAAAAAGGAAAAATAAGTGATATCATTTTGTGATAGAATTCCATTTCTTCCTCATCAGTTAAAGGTTTGTTATGTTATACCCTTCGAATGGCCACTATAGCCATGTCATGATACATTAAATCCATAATTTCATGATGGACCTTTCAATTCTCTATTATATCTGGTTTACAACACTTAGGCACACTGGCCTATTCCTTCCATGAGACAAAGAGATAAACCATGGCATACTCCACTTTGTCGTCTTTCATTTCCCACAAAATTTCTACCCGCAATTAATTAATCAGGCTGCGAGTGCTGACTAAAAAAGATCGACTAAGAGGATATATCTTTATGTAAAGTAAAAGGGAGGTCAGGCCACTGATAATAAGAAGATATATCAAGCAAGATTACCACAATATATAGTAACTTTAAACTAATCAAACTGTAGTTTACTCATAAATcctaatattttatgaaaaatggtGGAAATCTGGTTGGTCTCACTGATTTCTATTTGAAGCTTATTGTTCTCTATCAATATATTAAGCAAAGTGTGGAGAAGCGGCACATATGCTATTTAACTGAAATGAACTGTATGCATATAAAGTGACTTTATGTTTCTGGATTGCAGTATGTTCCATAGAAAAGAAACTGACTAACAACACTAGACTTCCATGTAAACAGAGTATAGAAAATTTGTATGAATTGCTAAGTAAAACACAATGGTTGGCAGTAAACAATTTATTGCTCTATAACCATTAATACAGTTGAATTCCTTTTAAAGATGGAAAGATGCTATcagaaaattaatatttttacaacatgttgATGATGACTGGAACAATTCACCTCACTAGGTGAATTCACCTACAGTTATAACTGCAGAAAGATGATTCAGCATATCCAACAGAAGAGAAAACTCCGCTTAGACAGTGGTTAAGAACCAATTTTCAGATGACTACAAATTACTATAAAATGGTTCAATTTCATTGTAAGTACCTTTAAACTAATGATGATCACtcatttatagatatttttttgaatatatattctcTGTCTTCCAACCAATTGCagtgttaaaaattattttcaaattgttTACCATTTGATAAAGTGAACATGGACATGATGCATCATGATAATCCAAATATCATCTTTGCCATCTATCGACTGATGCTATCAACAGACATCAAGTAATATGAAGTGAATATCAAAAGAATCAATCATGAGCTCTCGAAGCAGATATACATTACCTGACCGTACAGAGCAGAGCCTACTCCTCCTGAGTGCTGATGGGCAACACCATAGACAATGTCACCTCCATTGGGAATGACCAATCTGGCCTTCTTAGCATCAAGACACTCACCATTAGCCTTTCCTTCGAGACCACATGCCTTGACTTCATATTCTACCTACATAAATCCAAAACATATCACTATGTCAACAATCTGCAAGATTACCAGAAAAGATTTGCCCAGAAAAGCATTGAGTTCTCTCCAATAAGAAGTTCCTAAAGTGAAACTAGGATTTTTGGAACATAATTACTCTGAAAAGAAGGATCATATACAATATGGATAATCTGAACATCAAAAGTTGTCTGTTAGTTGTGTATTGAGTCCCAGGTGTAACACCTGAGTTGCTTTATCTAGTCAGCTTTTCTTGGCTTCTAAGGAACATAATTAGTCCAAAAGATTCCATCTTTCAAAGTCCAAAAGATTCCATCTTTCAAAGTCCAAAAGATTCCAACTTTCAAAAGACATGCGAAACACATGTATGAGAATTACTAGCTAATCCACAAAGGGTCTTCAATGGGACAAAGAAGACAAGATTAAGGATATTCAAAGAATTGGAAGGTGGCTGAAGAAGTGGTCTATTTTGCTAAGGCAAGGAAACAAATTGTGGACCTATTTACCAAGTTAAAATTATTGACTAGTTAACCTAGCCTTCTTGTTTTCTTGTTGTTGGGGGTCTGTTGTATTGTCTCCATGCTTTTCATTGCCATTATGGAAAGCAGTTAGGTATGCTTGTACCTAActcttttcctcaaaaaaaaaaaaaaaaaaaaaaaaaaaaaagccagctAATGTCCAAAGTGATTATAAATAACAGAAACAGAATATTAATCATTGTCCTTGAATGAGTTTGCCTGAGTGACATCATTCTTTTTAACTCTATAATCCAATAATTGATGTATGATGGAGTTGCATGCATACCTTGCAACTCAAATTGGCAGCAGTTCCTTCATGGGGACCATCCAAAACCTCCCCTGTATCAGTGACATCCAAAATATAGATCTTGACAGGTATAATGCTCTCATGCCAGTCAACCCATGTCACTGTGTACTTTAGATAGAGCTTCCTAATTGCACCACCAAAGCCTTCCCGAACTCGACATTGCGTCTCATCATAGCAACAATACAGACCTCCTGTATAATCTTTTCTCAGAGGCCGGCCATGTTCATCCTCAGTCACATTGTACAGATTGCACCTGCATTCTGTGCACCCCAGCCGGTCCTCCACACCTCTTGTGTCGATGGCATGGACATTCAGCAACCACATCTCCTCATATCCTTCAGGAATGTCTTTAGGATTTCCGACTTCTATACCATAAGGATCAGGAACCCATGTGGAGGTTCTACGTGTTTCTGAACCGAGGCCAAAGTACTGTCCTAGTGTTCCTTGGCAAATTCCAGCATTTCTTGCCCAAATAAACTTTTTAAGGTTAAGATCCGAAGCACCGACATCACCAGGAATTTTGTGTTCCCTCGCCCTGTAGTATCTTTCCACAACCCAATGATGAAGGTAAGTCTCATGAAGGGGAACTGAGATGCCATTCTCATCAACCACTTCAGCATGAAAACTCTTCAGAGCAATATGACCTTTAGGGAATGGGACATCGAAATAGAACTTGTTTGCCACAGAGCCTGGTTGTAAAATAAATGGAGGGGAGTGGAAGATGGCAGTTTTTAATGAGTGATCATCTATCTTTAGA
The DNA window shown above is from Elaeis guineensis isolate ETL-2024a chromosome 8, EG11, whole genome shotgun sequence and carries:
- the LOC105035275 gene encoding uncharacterized protein encodes the protein MFHGQLWLLSLVTLLLAVALYASQALKIDDHSLKTAIFHSPPFILQPGSVANKFYFDVPFPKGHIALKSFHAEVVDENGISVPLHETYLHHWVVERYYRAREHKIPGDVGASDLNLKKFIWARNAGICQGTLGQYFGLGSETRRTSTWVPDPYGIEVGNPKDIPEGYEEMWLLNVHAIDTRGVEDRLGCTECRCNLYNVTEDEHGRPLRKDYTGGLYCCYDETQCRVREGFGGAIRKLYLKYTVTWVDWHESIIPVKIYILDVTDTGEVLDGPHEGTAANLSCKVEYEVKACGLEGKANGECLDAKKARLVIPNGGDIVYGVAHQHSGGVGSALYGQDGRVLCTSIPVYGEGREAGNEAGYIIGMSTCYPEPGSVRVANGEVLTLESNYSSTQMHTGVMGLFYILVADPQPQPKTFNTLSFPILWVFELSKYTWACLLAGAILAVIIGISYCRKRNGDEGYQTLVNN